The Flavobacteriales bacterium genome includes a window with the following:
- a CDS encoding ABC transporter permease subunit, with the protein MIRILQAEIIKAFARPRSYIGMASIVALVVLIDTSFYFTGSEYIDLLFQSFDQVFSLEGTIINGNLICFIILQTLIIQLPLLVALVTGDLISGESAMGTLRYALTKPISRFKFITYKWITAMLYVLGILLLLGIFAYGVSLVVFGPGDLLVLNADGLVVLRNADLFWRFIAAFLFAFISLTTVASLSLMFSAFSENSVGPIVLTMVVIIAFTVISSFEMSFFDPILPFLFTNHMHLWRRLFSDPVPMAEIMRSAGVLLFHSALFFGITQYHFNHKDIIQ; encoded by the coding sequence ATGATCCGCATCTTACAGGCAGAGATCATCAAAGCATTTGCCCGCCCGAGAAGTTATATCGGCATGGCTTCCATTGTGGCGTTGGTGGTGCTTATCGACACTTCGTTCTACTTTACGGGCAGCGAATACATCGACCTGCTTTTCCAGAGTTTCGATCAGGTGTTCTCGCTGGAGGGAACCATCATCAACGGAAATCTTATCTGTTTCATCATTCTGCAAACGCTCATCATCCAACTGCCGCTGCTGGTGGCATTGGTCACAGGCGACCTCATTTCGGGCGAATCGGCCATGGGAACCTTGCGTTATGCGCTTACCAAACCCATCAGCCGCTTCAAATTCATCACCTACAAATGGATAACGGCCATGCTCTACGTGCTGGGAATTCTCCTCCTGTTGGGAATCTTCGCTTACGGGGTTTCGTTGGTCGTATTCGGCCCTGGCGACCTGTTGGTATTGAATGCGGACGGATTGGTGGTACTGCGCAATGCCGATCTGTTCTGGCGGTTCATCGCAGCGTTTCTCTTTGCGTTCATCAGTCTTACCACGGTGGCTTCGCTTTCGCTGATGTTCTCGGCCTTTTCGGAAAACAGCGTGGGTCCCATTGTTCTTACCATGGTGGTGATCATCGCATTTACCGTCATCAGCAGTTTCGAGATGAGTTTTTTCGACCCGATACTGCCATTTCTCTTTACCAATCACATGCACCTATGGCGCAGATTGTTCTCCGACCCCGTGCCCATGGCCGAGATCATGCGGTCGGCAGGAGTTCTACTCTTTCACTCCGCCCTGTTTTTTGGCATTACCCAATATCACTTCAATCATAAAGACATCATTCAATGA